The following are from one region of the Polyangiaceae bacterium genome:
- a CDS encoding peptidylprolyl isomerase yields MQRWTSVLLGFVFAVALVALALKVGAPAREAAHAAPSASAAAEPPPTVEEPQTEDAGPEISLDTETDVVDEGDAGASALPASAPKDVHIGVILFTYAGAQFAPDSARSKEEAKKLAEATLEEAKDDFAKAVKKGDRGSTKDIGVVPRGVLEPKLEYAVFTLAKGKVYPEPLDTPRGYWVVIRNE; encoded by the coding sequence ATGCAGCGGTGGACGTCGGTCCTGCTGGGGTTCGTATTCGCGGTGGCGCTCGTCGCTTTGGCGCTCAAGGTCGGTGCGCCGGCGCGGGAGGCCGCTCACGCGGCACCTTCGGCGTCGGCCGCCGCGGAGCCGCCGCCGACCGTGGAGGAGCCCCAAACGGAGGATGCTGGACCGGAAATCTCCCTCGATACCGAAACAGATGTCGTGGACGAGGGTGATGCGGGTGCTTCGGCGCTGCCCGCCTCGGCCCCCAAGGACGTGCACATCGGCGTGATTCTGTTCACCTACGCTGGCGCACAGTTCGCGCCCGACAGCGCTCGCAGCAAGGAAGAAGCCAAGAAGCTCGCCGAGGCCACCTTGGAAGAGGCCAAGGACGACTTCGCAAAGGCCGTAAAAAAGGGCGATCGCGGCTCGACCAAGGACATTGGCGTGGTGCCCCGAGGGGTCCTCGAGCCAAAGCTCGAGTACGCGGTTTTCACGCTGGCGAAGGGTAAAGTGTACCCGGAGCCGCTGGATACCCCGCGAGGTTACTGGGTGGTCATCAGAAACGAGTGA
- the pbpC gene encoding penicillin-binding protein 1C, translating into MRLSERKRRILRVLLALLVAPVSWLVVAAALTPLPPDLVRTPQAGSVGVRVLDRDGRLIRQLRAADGVRALPVHLSELPPAVPNALIAAEDARFRYHPGIDPIAIARATGQLLLHRRIVSGASTITQQLARTAFDRPRTLGGKLREMALAVRIDWSLDKDRILEEYLSRVEFGPGLRGIEAASRHYFDKPASSLGLAEAATLVAMVRGPVLYDPERGTERVRRRRDRILERMVDAGLATRDEAERAKAEPVRLQPRFAEGGAEHLVSAISQGKLEPELSRQGVLSSVRTTLDSRLQHEVETLTYETVRRMKEHDASAAAVLVVDNASGEVLAYVGSPSFFDDAAEGQNDGTHALRQPGSTLKPFLYAAAMERRGMTAATLLADVELHLATPAGDYAPNNYDGRFHGPVRLREALASSLNVPAVATAADIGPERVLSMLRGFGLDSLDASAEHYGAAIALGDGEVRLADLARAYSALARGGVLVPLRYVSRATFADGRSVQLQKRDERRVVRPETAALLSDVLSDPHARAAAFGRGNALELPFAVAAKTGTSKGYRDNLTVGFTHEVTVAVWVGNFDGSPMVHTSGVTGAGPLFHDVMVAAMRGREPAPLVDGEGLVDVTVCPLSGMLPGPNCPHRHHERFVRGTEPHESCSFHVRRWVDRSDGLLSAGSCAGAEERVFESYPARFLPWARAAGRPLAPTNASPRCPAAKPVESDVAVAYPYAGARFVLDGGLTSRAQAIVLSARVSSERSTVRFVVDGRSLAVVGAPYRTVWPLTRGEHSVRVETLDGRRSEPVSFVVD; encoded by the coding sequence GTGAGGCTCTCCGAGCGCAAGCGACGCATCCTGCGCGTGCTCCTGGCGCTGCTCGTGGCACCGGTGAGCTGGCTCGTGGTGGCGGCGGCGCTGACGCCGCTGCCGCCGGACCTCGTCCGGACGCCGCAGGCGGGGAGCGTGGGCGTGCGGGTGCTCGACCGCGACGGTCGGCTGATCCGCCAGCTGCGGGCAGCGGACGGCGTGCGGGCCTTGCCGGTGCACCTTTCCGAGCTGCCGCCGGCGGTGCCCAACGCGTTGATCGCGGCAGAGGACGCCCGCTTTCGCTACCACCCGGGCATCGATCCGATTGCCATCGCGCGGGCGACGGGACAGCTCCTCTTGCACCGTCGCATCGTGAGCGGGGCGAGCACCATCACGCAGCAGCTGGCGCGGACGGCGTTCGACCGACCGCGGACCCTCGGCGGCAAGCTGCGCGAGATGGCGCTGGCGGTTCGCATCGACTGGAGCCTCGACAAGGACCGTATCCTCGAGGAGTACCTGAGCCGGGTGGAGTTCGGCCCGGGTCTGCGAGGTATCGAGGCCGCGAGTCGGCACTACTTCGACAAGCCGGCGTCCAGCTTGGGGCTGGCGGAGGCGGCCACCCTGGTGGCCATGGTGCGCGGCCCCGTGCTCTACGATCCCGAGCGCGGCACAGAACGCGTCCGGCGGCGTCGGGACCGCATCTTGGAGCGGATGGTGGACGCCGGCCTCGCGACGCGAGACGAGGCCGAGCGCGCCAAGGCGGAACCGGTGCGGCTGCAGCCCCGCTTTGCCGAGGGCGGCGCCGAGCACCTGGTGAGCGCGATTTCCCAAGGCAAGCTCGAGCCCGAGCTGTCCCGTCAGGGTGTGCTCTCGTCGGTACGAACCACGCTGGATTCTCGACTGCAGCACGAGGTCGAGACGCTGACCTACGAGACCGTGCGGCGAATGAAGGAGCACGACGCGAGCGCCGCAGCGGTGCTGGTGGTCGACAACGCCAGCGGGGAAGTCCTCGCCTACGTCGGCTCGCCGAGCTTCTTCGACGACGCCGCCGAAGGGCAGAACGACGGTACACACGCGCTCCGGCAACCGGGCTCCACGTTGAAGCCCTTCCTGTACGCGGCGGCCATGGAGCGGCGGGGGATGACGGCGGCGACGCTGCTCGCCGACGTGGAGCTGCACCTGGCGACGCCGGCAGGGGACTACGCGCCGAACAACTACGATGGGCGCTTTCACGGGCCGGTGCGCCTGCGCGAGGCACTGGCGAGCTCGCTGAACGTGCCCGCGGTGGCCACCGCGGCGGACATCGGTCCCGAGCGCGTGCTGTCCATGCTGCGCGGCTTCGGCCTCGACTCCCTCGATGCGAGCGCAGAGCACTACGGCGCTGCCATTGCGCTGGGCGATGGCGAAGTGCGGCTCGCGGATCTGGCGCGGGCCTACAGCGCCCTGGCGCGGGGCGGCGTGCTCGTGCCGCTGCGCTACGTGAGCCGTGCGACGTTCGCCGACGGTCGCAGCGTGCAGCTGCAGAAACGTGACGAGCGCCGCGTGGTGCGGCCGGAAACCGCCGCGCTCCTCAGCGACGTGCTCTCGGATCCCCACGCCCGGGCTGCCGCCTTCGGGCGTGGCAACGCGCTGGAGCTGCCCTTCGCCGTGGCCGCGAAGACCGGCACCAGCAAGGGCTATCGGGACAACCTCACCGTCGGGTTCACCCACGAGGTGACGGTCGCGGTGTGGGTCGGGAACTTCGATGGCTCACCGATGGTGCACACCAGCGGTGTGACCGGCGCGGGTCCGTTGTTTCACGACGTGATGGTGGCGGCCATGCGCGGGCGTGAGCCTGCGCCGCTGGTGGATGGCGAGGGTCTGGTGGACGTCACGGTGTGCCCGCTGAGCGGAATGCTACCGGGACCAAACTGTCCGCATCGTCATCACGAGCGCTTCGTGCGCGGCACCGAGCCCCACGAGAGCTGCAGCTTCCACGTGCGTCGCTGGGTGGATCGAAGCGACGGCCTGCTGTCCGCCGGGAGCTGCGCCGGGGCCGAAGAGCGCGTGTTCGAGAGCTACCCCGCGCGGTTTTTGCCCTGGGCTCGCGCCGCTGGGCGGCCGTTGGCTCCGACGAACGCTTCGCCGCGCTGCCCCGCGGCGAAGCCGGTGGAGTCCGACGTGGCCGTGGCCTATCCCTACGCCGGAGCGCGCTTCGTGCTGGATGGCGGCCTCACGTCTCGCGCCCAGGCGATCGTGTTGTCCGCCCGCGTGTCATCGGAACGCTCCACGGTGCGCTTCGTGGTGGACGGGCGAAGCCTCGCCGTGGTCGGCGCGCCGTATCGCACCGTGTGGCCGCTCACCCGCGGCGAGCACAGCGTCCGTGTGGAGACGCTCGACGGACGCCGCAGCGAGCCGGTGAGCTTCGTCGTGGATTGA